One Halobaculum roseum DNA segment encodes these proteins:
- a CDS encoding DUF7523 family protein produces MTVAEETRAAVRERPFLYDALRAGVVNYAAAAATLDIDADRDAVATALRRFANELDDRAESDADAPGDAGARVRMERGVGAVDPVDAVVAGGDDRDAGDDTDDRGGDGDDETAEPVLAVGSSAYAAGAGDATAVVAAGDVDPRALERVLGRLRVAGVAVDAAGVTPTGLAVVVAGRAGADALRAVEAALDG; encoded by the coding sequence ATGACCGTCGCCGAGGAGACCCGCGCCGCCGTCCGCGAGCGACCGTTCCTGTACGACGCCCTCCGCGCCGGCGTCGTGAACTACGCGGCCGCCGCGGCGACGCTCGACATCGACGCCGACCGCGACGCGGTGGCGACGGCGCTTCGCCGGTTCGCGAACGAACTGGACGACCGCGCGGAGTCGGACGCCGACGCCCCGGGCGACGCCGGCGCGCGCGTCCGGATGGAACGCGGCGTCGGCGCAGTCGATCCCGTCGACGCCGTTGTCGCCGGCGGCGACGACCGTGACGCCGGTGACGACACGGACGACCGTGGCGGCGACGGCGACGACGAAACCGCGGAGCCAGTGCTCGCGGTCGGCTCAAGCGCCTACGCCGCCGGCGCGGGCGACGCGACCGCGGTCGTCGCCGCCGGCGACGTCGACCCGCGCGCGCTCGAACGCGTGCTCGGGCGACTCCGCGTCGCGGGCGTCGCCGTCGACGCCGCCGGGGTGACGCCGACCGGGCTGGCCGTGGTGGTGGCCGGCCGCGCCGGCGCCGACGCGTTGCGTGCGGTCGAGGCCGCGCTGGACGGCTGA
- a CDS encoding universal stress protein yields MEDMEFADVVVATDGSEPAAAAVETGLSLATALGARLHACTVVDPFAIGQRLPDLRAAREEADERVAAIAERAREAGVDAEPVVREGTPHRELSAYVDDVGADLFVIGTHGRGGARRALLGSVAEKLVRTVEVPVLVVHGNDRPGDDGPNWTDAAEIVLATDGSDAAAPAERTGVALSDALGARLTAVSVVDESGTVANVGGGMLTDETIAAVRRALDERAGDAVERVVERAREAGVEAAGEVIGGEPSRAICGYASDADADLIVVGTHGRGGIRRIVLGSVAERVIRGADRPVLVVPAAAGDLAEDEGDAEAEANEEADTEAEPKAEE; encoded by the coding sequence ATGGAGGACATGGAGTTCGCGGACGTCGTCGTCGCGACCGACGGGAGCGAGCCCGCGGCGGCCGCCGTCGAGACGGGACTGTCGCTGGCGACCGCCCTCGGCGCGCGGCTCCACGCGTGTACGGTGGTCGACCCGTTCGCCATCGGTCAGCGACTGCCCGACCTCCGGGCGGCCCGCGAGGAGGCCGACGAGCGCGTCGCCGCGATCGCCGAGCGCGCCCGGGAGGCCGGCGTCGACGCGGAGCCGGTCGTCCGGGAGGGAACCCCACACCGGGAGCTGTCGGCGTACGTCGACGATGTCGGCGCTGACCTGTTCGTGATCGGCACCCACGGCCGCGGCGGGGCGCGGCGCGCGCTGCTCGGGAGCGTCGCCGAGAAGCTCGTGCGCACGGTCGAGGTGCCCGTGCTCGTGGTCCACGGGAACGACCGACCGGGCGATGACGGCCCGAACTGGACCGACGCCGCGGAGATCGTGCTCGCGACCGACGGCAGCGACGCGGCCGCGCCCGCCGAGCGGACCGGCGTCGCGCTCTCGGACGCACTGGGCGCACGCCTGACCGCCGTCAGCGTCGTCGACGAGTCGGGCACCGTGGCGAACGTCGGCGGGGGGATGCTCACCGACGAGACGATCGCGGCCGTCAGGCGGGCGCTCGACGAGCGCGCCGGCGACGCCGTCGAGCGCGTGGTCGAGCGCGCCCGCGAGGCCGGCGTGGAGGCCGCGGGCGAGGTGATCGGCGGGGAGCCGAGCCGCGCGATCTGTGGGTACGCGAGCGACGCCGACGCGGACCTGATCGTCGTCGGCACCCACGGCCGGGGGGGCATCCGACGGATCGTGCTCGGCAGCGTCGCCGAGCGCGTGATCCGCGGGGCCGACCGACCGGTCCTGGTCGTCCCGGCGGCCGCCGGCGACCTGGCTGAGGACGAGGGCGACGCGGAGGCAGAGGCAAACGAGGAGGCGGATACCGAAGCGGAACCGAAGGCCGAGGAGTAG
- a CDS encoding DUF357 domain-containing protein, which yields MPADLDEKTTRYGEMLADALAAAEVSVPEGTPLHGMALECEEMAASYLEDGRHFRENDDPVNALASYSYGYGWLDCGIRMGLFAIPDDTELFTTE from the coding sequence ATGCCCGCCGACCTCGACGAGAAGACGACCCGGTACGGGGAGATGCTCGCGGACGCGCTCGCGGCGGCGGAGGTGTCCGTCCCCGAGGGGACGCCGCTGCACGGGATGGCCCTGGAGTGCGAGGAGATGGCCGCCTCATACCTCGAGGACGGCCGCCACTTCCGCGAGAACGACGACCCGGTGAACGCGCTGGCGTCGTACTCCTACGGCTACGGCTGGCTCGACTGCGGCATCCGCATGGGGCTGTTCGCGATCCCCGACGACACCGAGCTGTTCACCACGGAGTGA
- a CDS encoding DR2241 family protein: MLARQFDALLSAADADGGVDFDGLRVARDDDGGYTFATPEHEATNLSESELHAHADGSPYVTDWYFWEREVQRHDSPRRAFLRHAEAADDHDAAARYDALADGMVTEWGQLRIEATLADAGDGVGSADGSRRYDVRHVDDADRAVEDLETYDDPLDARELAKHDDDGMYRPLKTGTNMPTGWAFHDLNWRDAVETVETLYPATVANWYRERQGRLDIDHWTDTTDRQTGIYGIVSELPREAVEWVAEAACDDSQCVKRREWQYDEGDELAADGGTGAFPCREPCSLVIAAARKWTKLEEEEPREYTFRLTPSEKEQIEGVIDAVADGRVDEIREADVYEDANRYRTRYLRAKLFDDHGNLGGVATEPEDGHGDHED; encoded by the coding sequence ATGCTCGCGCGACAGTTCGACGCGCTGCTTTCGGCCGCCGACGCCGACGGCGGGGTCGACTTCGACGGCCTCCGCGTCGCCCGCGACGACGACGGCGGCTACACCTTCGCCACGCCCGAACACGAGGCGACGAACCTCTCGGAGTCGGAACTCCACGCGCACGCCGACGGAAGCCCGTACGTCACCGACTGGTACTTCTGGGAGCGCGAGGTGCAGCGCCACGACTCCCCCCGTCGAGCGTTCCTCCGACACGCCGAGGCCGCGGACGACCACGACGCGGCCGCGCGCTACGACGCCCTCGCCGACGGGATGGTCACCGAGTGGGGGCAACTCCGCATCGAGGCGACCCTCGCCGACGCGGGCGACGGGGTCGGCAGCGCCGACGGCTCCCGTCGCTACGACGTGCGCCACGTCGACGACGCCGACCGCGCGGTAGAGGACCTGGAGACGTACGACGACCCCCTCGACGCCCGCGAGCTGGCGAAACACGACGACGACGGGATGTACCGCCCGCTGAAGACCGGGACGAACATGCCGACCGGCTGGGCGTTCCACGACCTGAACTGGCGCGACGCCGTGGAGACGGTCGAGACGCTGTACCCCGCGACGGTCGCGAACTGGTACCGCGAGCGGCAGGGGCGGCTCGACATCGACCACTGGACGGACACGACCGACCGCCAGACGGGCATCTACGGGATCGTCTCCGAGTTGCCCCGCGAGGCCGTCGAGTGGGTCGCCGAGGCCGCCTGCGACGACTCCCAGTGTGTCAAGCGTCGCGAGTGGCAGTACGACGAGGGCGACGAACTCGCGGCCGACGGCGGGACCGGCGCGTTCCCGTGCCGGGAGCCGTGCTCGCTGGTGATCGCCGCCGCGCGCAAGTGGACGAAGCTGGAGGAGGAGGAGCCGCGCGAGTACACCTTCCGCCTCACCCCCAGCGAGAAGGAACAGATCGAGGGGGTCATCGACGCCGTCGCCGACGGCCGCGTCGACGAGATCCGCGAGGCCGACGTGTACGAGGACGCCAACCGCTACCGGACGCGATACCTGCGCGCGAAGCTGTTCGACGACCACGGCAACCTCGGCGGTGTCGCGACCGAGCCCGAGGACGGGCACGGCGACCACGAGGACTAA
- a CDS encoding DUF7524 family protein yields the protein MSSEAAILGVTLNRDRLNEVTAPESFAADGEFAVALRNEGEPVHVHLRFDGPLAAVASVAPPNHYVDEEATRTVRVTVAPVDEAVTGTLEVVVGHGAEATTVPVRVAPSATASGDDSSGGNEPAAGDDPAGEESSEVPSPSDADPTAAESTPAAEPDDDDDGPEPAAAARRRLDEWVDRARDAADTAVDDEAGIPSPEPGTLAVAALAAAALVGAGIVAVTLDGLAVTLGVVAVFVAVLVAGFLLLG from the coding sequence GTGTCGTCAGAGGCAGCCATCCTGGGGGTGACGCTGAACCGCGATCGGCTCAACGAGGTGACCGCGCCGGAGTCGTTCGCCGCCGACGGGGAGTTCGCCGTCGCGCTACGCAACGAGGGGGAGCCGGTCCACGTCCATCTGCGGTTCGACGGACCGCTGGCGGCGGTCGCGTCCGTCGCGCCGCCCAACCACTACGTCGACGAGGAGGCGACCCGGACGGTTCGGGTGACGGTCGCGCCCGTGGACGAGGCGGTTACGGGGACCCTGGAGGTCGTCGTCGGCCACGGCGCCGAGGCGACGACCGTGCCGGTTCGGGTCGCGCCGTCGGCGACCGCGAGTGGCGACGATTCCTCCGGGGGCAACGAACCCGCGGCCGGCGACGATCCCGCGGGTGAGGAGTCCTCGGAGGTGCCGTCGCCGAGCGACGCCGACCCGACGGCCGCCGAGTCAACACCGGCCGCGGAACCGGACGACGACGACGACGGGCCGGAACCGGCGGCCGCGGCCCGCAGGCGGCTCGACGAGTGGGTCGACCGCGCCCGCGACGCCGCGGACACGGCGGTCGACGACGAGGCGGGGATCCCCTCGCCGGAGCCCGGGACGCTCGCGGTCGCGGCGCTGGCGGCCGCGGCGCTCGTCGGGGCTGGGATCGTCGCCGTGACGCTCGACGGGCTCGCGGTCACGCTCGGCGTGGTCGCGGTGTTCGTCGCCGTGCTGGTCGCCGGGTTCCTGTTGCTCGGATAG
- a CDS encoding universal stress protein, translating into MKELERDLGLPSVLAISIGAMIGSGIFILPALALEIAGPAVILAYALAGLLVVPAALSKSEMATAMPEAGGTYIYIERGMGPLLGTIAGVGTWFSLSFKGALALVGGVPYLLLLFDLPLKPVALGLAAVLILVNVVGAKQTGRLQVAIVVVMLAALGWFAAGSAPSVQSANYANFLGFGVEGVLAATGLVFVSYAGVTKVASVAEEVEDPGRNIPLGILGSLAFTTILYVVVVAVLVGITDPGSVAGSLTPVAVGAEQTLGRAGVVVVIVAAMLALVSTANAGILSSSRYPFAMSRDQLAPPSLSSVSERFGTPVTSITLTGAVLLALIAFVPILDIAKLASAFQIMVFAMINVAVIAFREGSTEYEPVFTSPLYPWVQVFGTVSGLLLLTQMGTIALAGAAVITVGSVIWYFLYVRPRVDREGAATDAIRRQVSREALSEIESALAERPDTREVLLALTKDLDPERERALVALTADLVREDDGRVVAVRFEEVPDQAPLTESVTAQSDADRSFETRMGALADELGVDIEADEIVSHDTKHAVVNFASHRGVDTIVAEHEPLRVRSRLFGDPIDWVVRHAPCDVLLVDNLGYDDPERVVLSGDVGPYPPLAVNVAEAVAAANGGELSLWQPAAGDGSDKQRRLVEDYRAELAELVSVPVGTESVRTDGGRPPMPDLLVRRGADHRLRNALLDERPEFPNPGCTTVTVYPHESSRVGLTRRLVERVAF; encoded by the coding sequence ATGAAGGAACTCGAACGAGACCTCGGTCTCCCGTCCGTCCTCGCGATCAGCATCGGCGCAATGATCGGCAGCGGCATCTTCATCCTCCCGGCGCTGGCGCTGGAGATCGCCGGGCCCGCGGTGATCCTCGCGTACGCGCTCGCCGGCCTGCTGGTGGTCCCGGCAGCGCTGTCGAAGTCGGAGATGGCGACGGCGATGCCGGAGGCGGGGGGAACGTACATCTACATCGAACGCGGGATGGGCCCGCTGCTGGGCACGATCGCCGGCGTCGGGACGTGGTTCTCGCTGTCGTTCAAGGGCGCGCTCGCGCTCGTGGGCGGGGTTCCCTACCTGCTCCTGCTGTTCGATCTCCCCCTCAAGCCCGTCGCGCTGGGACTCGCGGCGGTGTTGATCCTCGTGAACGTCGTCGGCGCCAAACAGACCGGCCGACTCCAGGTCGCCATCGTCGTCGTGATGCTGGCGGCGCTGGGCTGGTTCGCGGCCGGGAGCGCCCCGAGCGTCCAGTCGGCAAACTACGCGAACTTCCTCGGCTTCGGCGTCGAGGGCGTCCTCGCGGCGACCGGGCTCGTGTTCGTCTCGTACGCGGGCGTCACCAAGGTCGCCAGCGTCGCGGAGGAGGTCGAGGACCCCGGACGAAACATCCCGCTCGGGATCCTCGGGTCGCTGGCGTTCACCACGATCCTGTACGTCGTCGTCGTCGCCGTGCTGGTCGGCATCACCGACCCCGGCAGCGTCGCCGGCTCGCTGACGCCCGTCGCCGTCGGCGCCGAGCAGACGCTCGGCCGGGCGGGCGTCGTCGTGGTCATCGTCGCGGCGATGCTCGCGCTCGTCTCGACGGCGAACGCGGGCATCCTCTCGTCGTCGCGGTACCCGTTCGCGATGAGCCGGGACCAGCTCGCGCCGCCGTCGCTCTCGTCGGTCAGCGAGCGGTTCGGCACGCCAGTCACGTCGATCACGCTGACCGGCGCGGTGCTGCTCGCGCTCATCGCGTTCGTCCCGATCCTCGACATCGCCAAGCTCGCGAGCGCGTTCCAGATCATGGTGTTCGCGATGATCAACGTCGCGGTGATCGCCTTCCGCGAGGGGAGCACCGAGTACGAGCCGGTGTTCACCTCGCCGCTGTACCCGTGGGTACAGGTGTTCGGAACGGTCTCCGGCCTCCTGCTGTTGACACAGATGGGGACGATCGCGCTCGCGGGCGCCGCAGTCATCACCGTCGGCAGTGTCATCTGGTACTTCCTGTACGTCCGCCCGCGGGTCGACCGCGAGGGCGCCGCGACCGACGCGATCCGACGGCAGGTCAGCCGGGAGGCGCTCTCGGAGATCGAGTCCGCGCTCGCCGAACGCCCCGACACCAGGGAGGTGCTGCTCGCGCTCACGAAGGACCTCGACCCGGAGCGCGAGCGGGCGCTGGTCGCGCTGACGGCGGATCTCGTCCGCGAGGACGACGGCCGCGTCGTCGCCGTCCGGTTCGAGGAGGTGCCCGACCAGGCGCCGCTCACCGAGAGCGTGACCGCCCAGTCCGACGCCGACCGGTCCTTCGAGACGCGGATGGGCGCGCTCGCCGACGAGCTCGGCGTCGACATCGAGGCCGACGAGATCGTCAGCCACGACACGAAACACGCGGTGGTCAACTTCGCGTCCCATCGGGGCGTGGATACGATCGTCGCCGAGCACGAACCCCTCCGGGTCCGCTCGCGGCTGTTCGGCGACCCGATCGACTGGGTCGTCAGGCACGCCCCCTGCGACGTGCTGCTGGTCGACAACCTCGGCTACGACGACCCCGAGCGGGTCGTGCTCTCGGGCGACGTGGGCCCGTACCCGCCGCTTGCAGTCAACGTCGCGGAGGCGGTCGCCGCCGCCAACGGCGGCGAGCTGTCGCTGTGGCAGCCGGCGGCCGGCGACGGCTCGGACAAACAGCGACGGCTCGTCGAGGACTACCGTGCGGAGCTGGCCGAGCTGGTGTCGGTCCCCGTCGGCACCGAGTCGGTCCGAACCGACGGGGGCCGCCCGCCGATGCCGGACCTGCTCGTCCGCCGGGGCGCCGACCACCGCCTCCGCAACGCCCTGCTCGACGAGCGTCCGGAGTTCCCGAACCCGGGCTGTACGACCGTCACCGTCTACCCCCACGAGTCCAGTCGCGTCGGGCTGACTCGCCGGCTGGTCGAACGGGTCGCGTTCTGA
- a CDS encoding methytransferase partner Trm112 has product MKESLLDIVCCPLDKHDLELEVTEREEGEEGEIIAGTLTCTDCGETYPIEDGIPNLLPPDMRE; this is encoded by the coding sequence ATGAAGGAGTCCCTGTTGGACATCGTCTGCTGTCCGCTCGACAAGCACGACCTCGAGCTCGAGGTGACCGAGCGCGAGGAGGGCGAGGAGGGCGAGATCATCGCGGGCACGCTCACCTGCACGGACTGCGGCGAGACGTACCCCATCGAGGACGGGATCCCGAACCTGCTGCCGCCGGACATGCGCGAGTAG
- a CDS encoding Lrp/AsnC family transcriptional regulator — translation MKDGELDSVDRHILYYLQQDARGTSSSDIAEKLDLSASTVRTRLNKLEESGIVRGYHIDIDYDLAGYPLYTKIVCTARVPERDELGRKAREIRGVTAVREIMTGERNVYVNAIGRDHDDLDRINRELDELGLEIIDEQLIRDEHVCPYRGFLDPEEDPEADEQ, via the coding sequence ATGAAGGACGGCGAGCTGGATTCGGTCGACAGACACATCCTCTATTACCTCCAGCAGGACGCCCGGGGGACCTCCTCGAGCGACATCGCCGAGAAGCTCGACCTCTCGGCGAGCACGGTCCGGACCCGACTCAACAAGCTCGAGGAGTCGGGGATCGTCCGCGGCTACCACATCGACATCGACTACGACCTCGCGGGCTACCCGCTGTACACGAAGATCGTCTGCACCGCGCGCGTTCCCGAGCGCGACGAGTTGGGGAGGAAGGCGCGGGAGATCCGCGGCGTGACGGCGGTGCGGGAGATCATGACCGGCGAGCGGAACGTGTACGTGAACGCGATCGGCCGCGACCACGACGACCTCGACCGGATCAACCGGGAGCTGGACGAGTTGGGGCTGGAGATCATCGACGAGCAGCTCATCCGCGACGAGCACGTCTGTCCGTACCGCGGCTTCCTCGACCCCGAGGAGGACCCGGAAGCCGACGAGCAGTGA
- the cysS gene encoding cysteine--tRNA ligase, producing MGLSVTNTLTGEREAFEPASDDEVLLYVCGLTVSDDAHLGHARLWFHADVLHRWLDHLGYDVRHVENVTDVNEKIAARVGEREGWDTEADVARHFTREVIEDMRGLNLKRAAVYPRVSEHVPEIIGLVERLIESGHAYETNGSVYFDVTSFEDYGHLSNQRPDELEADEDEDVLAEKRHPGDFALWKADGVSEDAVREHRKHDHEGDLPTGQTWESPWGEGRPGWHIECSAMSTTHLGDTLDVHMGGRDLVFPHHENEIAQSEAATGHTFARYWLHNGLLETTEDKMSSSLGNFFTVEDALDEFGVNVIRTFYLGAQYRGDQTFSEDAMAEAEERWERLERAYETAVDACDSVDARAKATDDDLRAAVDDARETFTAAMNDDLNVREAFGALLDLGNAVHRHVDGVDSADDRADAGGAYDYRGLRRAVETFEELGGDVFGLELGREAGGDVELVGDLAELVLDVREEERAAGNYERADRLRDDLEALGLTVEDGDDGPEVRFD from the coding sequence ATGGGTCTGTCCGTGACCAACACCCTGACGGGCGAACGGGAGGCGTTCGAGCCGGCCAGCGACGACGAGGTCCTGCTGTACGTCTGTGGGCTGACGGTCTCGGACGACGCGCACCTCGGGCACGCCCGGCTGTGGTTCCACGCCGACGTGCTCCACCGGTGGCTCGATCACCTCGGCTACGACGTGCGTCACGTCGAGAACGTCACCGACGTGAACGAGAAGATCGCCGCCCGCGTCGGCGAGCGCGAGGGCTGGGACACCGAGGCGGACGTGGCCCGCCACTTCACCCGCGAGGTCATCGAGGACATGCGCGGGCTCAACCTCAAGCGCGCGGCGGTGTACCCCCGGGTGTCCGAGCACGTCCCGGAGATCATCGGGCTCGTCGAGCGCCTGATCGAGTCGGGACACGCCTACGAGACGAACGGCTCCGTCTACTTCGACGTGACCAGCTTCGAGGACTACGGACACCTCTCGAACCAACGGCCCGACGAGTTGGAGGCCGACGAGGACGAGGACGTGCTCGCCGAGAAGCGCCACCCCGGAGACTTCGCGCTGTGGAAGGCAGACGGCGTGAGCGAGGACGCCGTCCGGGAGCACCGCAAACACGACCACGAGGGCGACCTCCCGACGGGCCAGACGTGGGAGTCGCCGTGGGGGGAGGGTCGCCCCGGCTGGCACATCGAGTGCTCGGCGATGTCTACGACCCACCTCGGGGACACCCTCGACGTGCACATGGGCGGCCGGGATCTGGTGTTCCCGCACCACGAGAACGAGATCGCCCAAAGCGAGGCCGCCACGGGTCACACGTTCGCCCGCTACTGGCTCCACAACGGCCTGCTGGAGACGACCGAGGACAAGATGTCCTCCAGCCTCGGCAACTTCTTCACCGTCGAGGACGCCCTGGACGAGTTCGGGGTGAACGTCATCCGGACGTTCTATCTGGGCGCGCAGTACCGCGGCGACCAGACCTTCTCCGAGGACGCGATGGCGGAGGCCGAGGAGCGCTGGGAGCGACTCGAACGCGCCTACGAGACCGCGGTCGACGCCTGCGACTCCGTCGACGCCCGCGCGAAGGCGACCGACGACGACCTCCGCGCGGCCGTCGACGACGCCCGCGAGACGTTCACCGCGGCGATGAACGACGACCTGAACGTCCGCGAGGCGTTCGGCGCGCTGCTGGACCTCGGGAACGCCGTCCATCGACACGTCGACGGCGTGGATTCCGCCGACGACCGCGCCGACGCCGGGGGCGCCTACGACTACCGCGGCCTCCGCCGCGCCGTCGAGACGTTCGAGGAGCTCGGCGGCGACGTGTTCGGGCTCGAACTCGGCCGCGAGGCCGGCGGCGACGTGGAACTCGTCGGCGACCTGGCGGAGCTCGTGCTCGACGTGCGCGAGGAGGAGCGCGCGGCCGGCAACTACGAGCGGGCCGACCGCCTGCGCGACGACCTGGAGGCGCTGGGGCTCACCGTCGAGGACGGCGACGACGGCCCGGAGGTTCGGTTCGACTGA
- a CDS encoding NAD(P)/FAD-dependent oxidoreductase, whose product MTDTDDIVEHRPLIVAGTGSAGLTAAIYAARSNNEPLVFEGDEPGGQLTLTSEVENFPGFPEGINGAEFINNAKEQAKRFGADVKNGIVERVDDSQRPFRVELSNGDVYTADAVIAASGASARTLGIPGEDELMGFGLSTCATCDGAFFRGEDMLVVGGGDAAMEEASFLTKFADTVYIAHRREEFRAEDYWIDRVMDHVDEGNIEIMRNTEVTELHGSAEAGVDSVTLVRHPEGHPTDKLDDPDTEEWEFEVGAVFYAIGHTPNTDYLADTGVELDDDGYLKTVGGTGGGQTATGVPGLFGAGDVVDYHYQQAVTAAGMGSKAAIDADDYLEDLKREAAAQTEEEPAAADD is encoded by the coding sequence ATGACGGACACCGACGATATCGTCGAACATCGCCCGCTGATCGTCGCCGGGACCGGCTCCGCCGGTCTGACGGCGGCGATCTACGCGGCCCGGTCGAACAACGAGCCGCTCGTGTTCGAGGGCGACGAGCCTGGCGGCCAGCTCACGCTCACCTCCGAGGTCGAGAACTTCCCGGGATTCCCCGAGGGGATCAACGGCGCGGAGTTCATCAACAACGCCAAGGAGCAGGCGAAGCGCTTCGGCGCCGACGTGAAGAACGGCATCGTCGAGCGCGTGGACGACTCCCAGCGACCTTTCAGGGTCGAACTCTCCAACGGCGACGTCTACACCGCCGACGCCGTCATCGCCGCCTCGGGCGCCTCCGCCCGGACGCTCGGGATCCCCGGCGAGGACGAGCTGATGGGCTTCGGGCTCTCGACGTGTGCGACCTGTGACGGGGCGTTCTTCCGCGGGGAGGACATGCTCGTCGTCGGCGGCGGCGACGCCGCGATGGAGGAGGCCAGCTTCCTGACGAAGTTCGCGGACACGGTGTACATCGCCCACCGCCGCGAGGAGTTCCGCGCCGAGGACTACTGGATCGACCGCGTGATGGACCACGTCGACGAGGGCAACATCGAGATCATGCGGAACACCGAGGTGACCGAACTCCACGGGAGTGCCGAGGCGGGCGTCGACTCGGTCACGCTCGTGCGCCACCCCGAGGGACACCCGACCGACAAGCTCGACGACCCCGACACCGAGGAGTGGGAGTTCGAGGTCGGCGCGGTGTTCTACGCCATCGGCCACACGCCCAACACCGACTACCTCGCGGACACGGGCGTCGAACTCGACGACGACGGCTACCTGAAGACGGTCGGCGGCACCGGCGGCGGCCAGACCGCGACGGGAGTGCCGGGGCTGTTCGGCGCCGGCGACGTGGTCGATTACCACTATCAGCAGGCCGTGACTGCCGCCGGAATGGGAAGCAAGGCGGCCATCGACGCCGACGACTATCTGGAGGACCTGAAGCGCGAGGCGGCGGCGCAGACCGAGGAGGAGCCGGCGGCCGCGGACGACTGA
- a CDS encoding CbiX/SirB N-terminal domain-containing protein — translation MSQALVIVAHGSHLNPGSSAPTYDHADTIRAAGAFDEVRTGFWKEEPSLREVLRTCEADEVYVVPMFISEGYFTEQVIPRELRLDGWDVADWDSDGLSADVATYTAEDTGQTVHYCGPVGTHESMTDVLVRRAESVTEDPDVGDGFGFAVVGHGTERNENSAKAIEYHAERVRETGRFEEVQALYMDEEPEVDDVTDYFESEDVVVVPLFVSDGFHTQEDIPEDMGLTDDYRDGYDVPAAVDGHRIWYAGAVGTESLMADVVLERAADAGADVSAAIESVRETTRVAPGADD, via the coding sequence ATGAGTCAGGCGCTGGTCATCGTCGCCCACGGGTCGCACCTCAACCCCGGGTCGAGCGCGCCAACCTACGACCACGCGGACACCATCCGCGCGGCCGGCGCGTTCGACGAGGTTCGCACCGGCTTCTGGAAGGAGGAACCGAGCCTCCGCGAGGTGCTACGCACCTGCGAGGCCGACGAGGTGTACGTCGTCCCGATGTTCATCTCGGAGGGCTACTTCACCGAGCAGGTGATCCCCCGCGAGCTCCGCCTGGACGGCTGGGACGTCGCCGACTGGGACTCCGACGGCCTCTCGGCGGACGTGGCGACCTACACCGCCGAGGACACCGGCCAGACGGTCCACTACTGCGGGCCGGTCGGCACCCACGAGTCGATGACGGACGTACTCGTGCGCCGCGCCGAGAGCGTGACCGAGGATCCCGACGTGGGCGATGGGTTCGGCTTCGCCGTCGTCGGCCACGGCACCGAGCGCAACGAGAACTCCGCGAAGGCCATCGAGTACCACGCCGAACGCGTCCGCGAGACGGGGCGCTTCGAGGAGGTCCAGGCGCTGTACATGGACGAGGAGCCGGAGGTCGACGACGTGACCGACTACTTCGAAAGCGAGGACGTGGTCGTCGTCCCGCTGTTCGTCTCCGACGGCTTCCACACGCAGGAGGACATCCCCGAGGACATGGGCCTCACCGACGACTACCGCGACGGCTACGACGTGCCCGCCGCGGTCGACGGCCACCGGATCTGGTACGCCGGCGCCGTCGGCACGGAGTCCCTGATGGCCGACGTGGTACTGGAGCGGGCGGCCGACGCCGGCGCCGACGTGAGCGCCGCCATCGAGTCGGTCCGCGAGACGACCCGCGTCGCCCCGGGGGCGGACGACTGA